The proteins below are encoded in one region of Geobacter sp.:
- a CDS encoding aldehyde dehydrogenase family protein, which yields MIKRYRTLIAGEWVGDHLPGTEVINPFDDTVVGIVPMVGKDEIDRAIRGAKQALAVMAGLPACKRADILERTAGLIRRDRDEIAGIIAREAGKAWKYALTEADRTAETFAFAAHEARAPQGELVPMDASPVSAGRFGYYLRTPVGVIGAISPFNFPFNLVAHKVAPALAAGNTVVLKPAPKTPLSAIKLAELLVEAGIPEGALSVVIGGAEVGEALVTDDRLAMISFTGSPAVGRKISARAGLKRVALELGASSPTIIDADADLDFAVSRCVYGSFANSGQICVSVQRIYLHRSVYGAFLERFVAAVRRLRVGDPLDPGTDVGPMISRAERERTLAWIDEARSAGARVETGGETVGNCLLPSVLSGVTREMKVICAEAFAPVVSLMPFDDFDEALAMANDSLFGLQAGVFTKDIGKAFRAVRQLHMGGVIINDVPTFRVDQMPYGGVKESGLGREGVRYAMEEMSNIRMVCIDHS from the coding sequence GTGATCAAGCGCTACAGAACGCTGATTGCCGGGGAATGGGTCGGGGATCATCTTCCCGGCACCGAGGTCATCAACCCCTTTGACGACACCGTCGTGGGGATCGTGCCAATGGTCGGCAAGGATGAGATCGACCGGGCCATCAGGGGGGCGAAGCAGGCGTTGGCAGTCATGGCCGGCCTGCCGGCCTGCAAACGGGCCGATATCCTGGAGCGGACCGCGGGCCTGATCCGCCGCGACCGGGACGAGATCGCCGGGATCATCGCCAGGGAAGCGGGCAAAGCCTGGAAATACGCCCTGACAGAGGCGGACCGGACCGCCGAAACCTTCGCGTTCGCCGCCCACGAAGCACGGGCGCCCCAGGGCGAACTGGTCCCCATGGACGCCTCTCCCGTCTCCGCGGGCCGGTTCGGCTATTACCTGCGCACCCCCGTCGGTGTCATCGGCGCGATCTCCCCCTTCAATTTCCCCTTCAACCTGGTGGCCCACAAGGTCGCCCCTGCCCTTGCCGCCGGCAACACGGTCGTCCTGAAGCCGGCACCCAAGACCCCCCTGTCTGCCATCAAGCTCGCCGAACTGCTGGTGGAGGCCGGCATCCCCGAAGGGGCACTCAGCGTGGTCATTGGCGGGGCAGAGGTGGGCGAGGCCCTGGTGACGGACGACCGCCTGGCCATGATCTCGTTCACCGGCAGTCCTGCGGTCGGCAGGAAGATCAGCGCCCGTGCCGGGCTCAAGCGGGTAGCCCTGGAGCTCGGCGCCAGCTCCCCCACCATCATCGACGCGGATGCCGACCTCGATTTCGCCGTGAGCCGCTGTGTCTACGGCAGTTTCGCCAACTCCGGGCAGATATGCGTCTCGGTCCAGCGGATCTACCTCCATCGCTCCGTCTACGGGGCGTTTCTTGAGCGCTTCGTTGCCGCAGTCCGCAGGCTGAGGGTAGGCGACCCCCTCGATCCCGGCACAGATGTGGGGCCGATGATCTCCCGCGCCGAACGGGAGCGGACCCTGGCATGGATCGACGAGGCCCGGTCGGCAGGGGCGCGGGTGGAGACCGGCGGCGAAACCGTGGGCAACTGCCTTTTGCCGTCCGTATTGAGCGGCGTGACCAGGGAGATGAAGGTGATCTGCGCCGAGGCGTTCGCGCCGGTGGTTTCGCTCATGCCCTTCGATGACTTCGACGAGGCCCTGGCCATGGCCAACGACTCCCTGTTCGGCCTGCAGGCCGGGGTCTTCACCAAGGATATCGGCAAGGCGTTTCGCGCCGTCAGGCAGCTGCACATGGGAGGGGTCATCATCAACGACGTGCCGACCTTCCGGGTCGACCAGATGCCCTACGGCGGGGTCAAGGAAAGCGGGCTCGGTCGCGAGGGGGTCCGCTATGCCATGGAAGAGATGAGCAACATCAGGATGGTCTGCATCGATCATTCGTAA
- a CDS encoding NAD(P)-binding protein codes for MKMKIVVIGANAAGAKAASKAKRTNPQADVTLVDRGNFISYGACGIPYYVSDTVADVHELMSTPVGVIRDALFFKKVKGVTVMTTTEVTGIDREANVVHLLETASSRSFSLPYDRLILATGSSPFVPAIDNVDLPNILTVKSIEDAELLKEKAVPGMSACIVGGGLIGLETAEALQQKGMRVTIVEMRDQLLPGVLDPEMAAIVEKQVRQQGVTVLTGSRVTGIGGTTAVETVRVGEKELAADLVVLAPGVTPNVGLARDAGLEIGVTGAIAVDARMCTSDPHIYACGDCCETNHLVTGQKVYVPLGSTANKQGRVAGTNAAGGDASFAGIIGTSILKVFSINAGKTGLTEAEARANGYRVETVLSPASDKAHFFPGAKPIALKIVAEQGTGRILGLQAVGEGAVDKRLDAAAAAITFKATAEQLSQLDLAYAPPYSAAMDNLIVAADILKNKLNGQARGITPMQVKKKLDEGDDFILLDVRSPAEHVEVDIAEAKLIPLGMLREKMEGLPKDKEIVTFCKISLRGYEAQKILESGGFTNVKFMDGGMQIWPYAVRNGHRHHDR; via the coding sequence GTGAAGATGAAGATTGTCGTTATCGGCGCGAATGCCGCAGGGGCAAAGGCAGCATCCAAGGCAAAACGGACCAATCCCCAGGCGGACGTAACCCTTGTCGACCGGGGGAATTTCATCTCCTATGGAGCCTGCGGCATACCCTATTACGTCTCCGACACCGTTGCCGACGTGCACGAGTTGATGAGCACACCGGTGGGGGTGATCCGGGACGCCCTTTTCTTCAAGAAGGTGAAAGGGGTGACGGTCATGACCACAACCGAGGTCACCGGGATCGACCGGGAGGCCAACGTCGTGCACCTCCTCGAAACGGCCTCGTCCCGAAGTTTTTCGCTTCCCTATGACCGGCTGATCCTGGCAACGGGGAGCTCACCCTTTGTTCCGGCCATCGACAACGTCGATCTCCCCAACATCCTGACCGTCAAGTCGATCGAAGACGCCGAACTGTTGAAGGAAAAGGCTGTTCCGGGCATGTCGGCCTGCATCGTCGGCGGCGGGCTGATCGGGCTGGAAACCGCGGAAGCCCTGCAGCAAAAGGGGATGCGGGTTACGATCGTCGAAATGCGCGATCAGCTCCTGCCGGGAGTGCTGGACCCGGAAATGGCCGCGATCGTCGAAAAACAGGTCAGGCAGCAGGGGGTCACGGTCCTGACGGGGAGCAGGGTAACCGGCATTGGCGGGACAACCGCAGTTGAAACGGTCCGCGTTGGCGAAAAGGAGCTGGCAGCCGATCTGGTCGTCCTTGCACCGGGGGTGACGCCGAATGTGGGCCTGGCCAGGGACGCCGGTCTGGAGATCGGCGTTACAGGCGCCATCGCCGTCGATGCACGGATGTGCACCAGCGACCCGCACATTTACGCCTGCGGCGACTGCTGCGAAACAAACCATCTGGTTACCGGGCAGAAGGTCTATGTCCCGCTCGGCAGTACGGCCAACAAGCAGGGCCGGGTCGCGGGGACAAATGCCGCAGGCGGAGATGCGTCGTTTGCCGGCATCATCGGCACGAGCATCCTCAAGGTGTTCAGCATCAATGCCGGCAAGACCGGCCTTACCGAAGCCGAGGCCAGGGCCAACGGATACCGGGTGGAGACGGTACTCTCCCCTGCCTCAGACAAGGCCCATTTCTTCCCCGGCGCCAAACCGATCGCCTTGAAGATCGTGGCAGAACAGGGGACCGGCAGGATTCTCGGCCTCCAGGCAGTCGGCGAAGGGGCCGTGGACAAGCGCCTGGATGCGGCTGCCGCGGCGATTACCTTCAAGGCCACTGCCGAACAGCTCTCGCAGCTCGACCTGGCCTATGCCCCACCCTACTCGGCAGCCATGGACAATCTCATCGTTGCGGCCGACATCCTGAAAAACAAGCTGAATGGCCAGGCACGCGGCATCACGCCCATGCAGGTCAAGAAAAAGCTCGATGAGGGCGACGACTTCATCCTGCTCGACGTCCGCTCCCCCGCGGAACATGTCGAAGTCGACATTGCCGAGGCCAAACTGATCCCGCTGGGAATGCTGCGGGAAAAAATGGAAGGCCTGCCGAAAGACAAGGAGATCGTCACCTTCTGCAAGATCAGCCTGCGCGGTTACGAGGCACAGAAGATCCTGGAATCGGGGGGCTTTACCAATGTGAAATTCATGGATGGCGGCATGCAGATCTGGCCGTATGCCGTACGGAATGGCCACAGGCACCACGATCGCTAA
- a CDS encoding methyltransferase domain-containing protein, whose protein sequence is MIQDPTNQYIATILSQAEVRGKELLEVGCGKGRITRDLAQHAARVIATDPDGAALDVARAAITADNVEFVLAPDGLPDLPAGTFDLVIYTLSFHHVPIDGMSASLAKAAALLKPGGVIMVLEPGDGGSFTEAKERFGAGSGDERPAREAAIRAMHTLEGWTVGETVLFRTLFSFMDDEDFFASLLPDYQQQPESFASEVRAFLAQHRTADGIILEADRRMNVLRQAKA, encoded by the coding sequence GTGATACAGGACCCTACCAATCAGTACATCGCGACGATTCTTTCCCAGGCCGAGGTGCGGGGCAAGGAACTCCTCGAAGTGGGATGCGGCAAGGGGAGGATCACGCGGGACCTGGCGCAGCATGCCGCCAGGGTGATTGCCACTGATCCGGATGGGGCTGCACTGGACGTGGCGCGGGCTGCCATTACGGCGGACAACGTGGAGTTCGTACTGGCGCCCGACGGTCTGCCGGACCTCCCTGCCGGGACCTTTGACCTAGTCATCTACACTCTCTCCTTCCACCATGTGCCCATCGACGGGATGTCCGCCAGCCTGGCCAAGGCAGCAGCGCTTCTGAAGCCGGGAGGAGTGATCATGGTGCTCGAACCGGGGGACGGCGGTTCGTTCACCGAGGCAAAGGAGCGTTTCGGTGCGGGAAGCGGCGACGAACGGCCCGCCAGGGAGGCGGCCATCCGCGCCATGCACACACTCGAAGGGTGGACCGTGGGGGAGACGGTGCTGTTTCGTACCCTGTTCAGCTTCATGGACGACGAGGATTTTTTCGCCAGCCTGCTCCCCGACTACCAACAGCAACCGGAGTCGTTTGCGAGTGAAGTCCGGGCGTTTCTTGCGCAGCACCGGACCGCGGACGGGATCATCCTTGAGGCCGACCGGCGGATGAACGTGCTGCGGCAGGCCAAGGCCTGA
- a CDS encoding methyltransferase domain-containing protein, producing MTQLRTGRRRYYDIFSRYYDAFIRLHSRQDEDDTRDFLVAAAHLEQKTMPRILDICCGTGSVILTFKERCPQSVAIGYDFSHGMLQRAAEKNVTGRVLFVEGDAALLPFPADSFDAVTCSHALYELKGETRQLALQEMKRVVRSDGYVLLMEHEVPRHPVIKLLFYVRMLSMGAQDAREFVTGGVEPYRKVFSRVTLSHSRTGRSKLLSCQP from the coding sequence ATGACGCAGCTCAGAACGGGACGACGCAGGTATTACGATATCTTTTCCCGGTATTACGACGCCTTTATCCGGCTTCATTCGCGCCAGGACGAGGACGACACCAGGGATTTCCTGGTCGCCGCAGCGCATCTGGAACAGAAGACGATGCCCCGGATTCTGGATATCTGCTGCGGCACGGGTTCGGTGATCCTGACCTTCAAGGAGCGCTGCCCGCAGTCTGTGGCGATCGGCTACGATTTTTCCCACGGCATGCTGCAAAGGGCTGCGGAGAAAAACGTCACGGGCCGGGTCCTTTTCGTGGAAGGCGATGCCGCACTGCTCCCTTTTCCCGCTGACAGTTTCGATGCGGTAACCTGCTCCCATGCCCTCTACGAACTGAAGGGGGAGACCCGACAGCTCGCCCTGCAGGAGATGAAGCGGGTAGTGCGCAGCGACGGTTACGTGCTGCTCATGGAGCACGAGGTTCCCCGGCATCCGGTCATCAAGCTCCTTTTTTACGTGCGGATGCTTTCCATGGGGGCGCAGGATGCCCGCGAATTCGTCACAGGCGGGGTCGAGCCGTACAGAAAGGTCTTTTCCCGGGTCACCCTGAGCCATTCTCGCACCGGGAGGAGCAAACTGCTCAGTTGCCAGCCCTGA
- a CDS encoding P-loop NTPase: MHQNEQTAHKSCGGGQNDELYRLKEQLELQEALHKITHKIVVLSGKGGVGKSSVAANLAVALSLQGKKTGLLDVDLHGPSIPTLLGIEGRYPTAAADRIEPVAYSPNLSVMSVGLLLRDQAEAVIWRGPAKHGVIKQFLTNVSWGDLDYLIVDCPPGTGDEPLSVIQLLEKAEGAIIVTTPQDVALTDVRKSVTFCRQLQLPVIGVVENMSGFVCPHCGGEVDIFKRGGGSQMSDEMNVPFLGRIPLDPAMVSAGDQGTPFVEHQPDSPAAKAFGEIVADIAARCSSGNLAAQAGKK; this comes from the coding sequence ATGCATCAGAATGAACAGACGGCACATAAATCGTGCGGCGGCGGGCAGAACGACGAACTCTACCGGCTCAAAGAGCAGCTCGAACTCCAGGAAGCACTTCACAAGATCACACACAAGATCGTGGTCCTCTCCGGCAAGGGGGGCGTGGGGAAGAGTTCCGTAGCCGCCAACCTGGCAGTGGCACTCTCGCTCCAGGGGAAGAAGACGGGGCTTCTCGATGTCGACCTCCACGGACCGAGCATCCCGACCCTCCTCGGCATCGAAGGCCGATACCCGACCGCGGCCGCTGACCGCATCGAACCGGTCGCCTATAGTCCGAACCTCTCGGTCATGTCCGTGGGGCTTCTGCTTCGCGACCAGGCCGAAGCGGTAATCTGGCGCGGCCCGGCCAAGCATGGCGTGATCAAGCAGTTTTTGACCAATGTTTCGTGGGGCGACCTGGACTATCTCATCGTCGACTGCCCGCCGGGGACCGGCGACGAGCCCCTCTCGGTGATCCAGCTCCTGGAGAAGGCCGAAGGGGCCATCATCGTCACCACCCCCCAGGATGTGGCCCTGACCGACGTGCGCAAATCGGTCACCTTCTGCCGGCAGCTGCAACTGCCGGTCATCGGAGTGGTCGAAAACATGAGCGGCTTTGTCTGCCCCCACTGCGGCGGCGAGGTCGATATCTTCAAGCGCGGCGGCGGCAGCCAGATGTCGGACGAGATGAACGTCCCGTTCCTTGGGCGAATCCCGCTGGACCCGGCCATGGTCAGTGCCGGCGACCAGGGAACACCCTTTGTGGAGCATCAGCCCGACTCGCCCGCTGCCAAGGCATTCGGCGAGATCGTGGCCGACATTGCGGCACGATGCAGTTCAGGCAACCTGGCTGCGCAAGCCGGGAAAAAATGA
- a CDS encoding multicopper oxidase domain-containing protein translates to MNRPLSIFSKALRTGLWSLVAVSLLATGAFAVPLPGGTLDPLTIPKYVTPLVIPPEMPKSAKQPGFPKADYNIAVRQFKQQILPGGIWNAINGRNDTFQATTIWSYGRAEDPFPDSSGIAGGARGVAPARNSSFNYPAFTVENISGKLTSVRWINDLKDAKGNYLPHLFSIDQTLHWANPAATGCSDGTNHTDCMTMNPAPYTGPVPLVTHVHGSHVNPESDGYPEAWWLPAAKNIPAGYARKGSLFDQYNRLNNVAGSAFYAYENTQPATTLWYHDHALGMTRANVYAGPAGFWLIRGGANGDAAIDDASTALANDGKLPGPAPRSGKGDPNFDATARALIREIPIVIQDRSFNADGSLFYPDNRAFFEGLNKPTTVPFLDIPFIGDMMNPSDISSIWNPEAFFNTMVVNGSTWPKLDVAPALYRFRLLNGSNARFLNLSLVALDAGGNSLGEVPLYLIGAEQGFLPQVVRIVTGQQIALTPGASEPPLPATYPAPGVSPALLMGLAERADVLVDFSRLPAGTVRVRMLNTAPDFPFGGFPIDPGDLADPDTTGQVMEFVLNAGLVRPGDLLATAPANLVLPAEARLAGPVAQTRKVSLNEEVSGQVCVQTVPDGSVVAIPGIPFDPANPALFETACATAGGEPFGPRAALLGTVNIATGASVPLRWMAPVTENPILGDTEVWEIFNMTMDGHPIHLHLVRFEVVNRQPLMTDPMTGMVMPMADENAQATPPQPWETGFKDTVVALPGQVTRIKATFDIPGLYVWHCHILEHEDNEMMRPYVVRVNPAFPDFNNDGMVNVKDLGILLSEVINKPPRNPGYDLNGDGKVDLLDVKYFIKLAKTL, encoded by the coding sequence ATGAACCGGCCATTATCAATATTTTCCAAGGCCTTGCGAACCGGCCTTTGGTCCCTGGTGGCGGTATCGTTGCTGGCAACGGGAGCTTTTGCGGTCCCGCTTCCCGGCGGTACCCTCGATCCCCTAACCATTCCCAAATACGTAACCCCACTCGTCATACCGCCGGAGATGCCGAAGAGCGCCAAGCAACCCGGCTTCCCGAAAGCGGATTACAACATCGCGGTCAGGCAGTTCAAGCAACAGATCCTGCCCGGCGGCATATGGAACGCCATTAACGGAAGGAACGACACCTTCCAGGCAACGACCATCTGGAGCTACGGCCGGGCGGAAGACCCGTTTCCCGATTCATCGGGAATTGCCGGCGGTGCGCGAGGGGTGGCCCCGGCACGCAACTCCAGTTTCAACTACCCAGCCTTCACCGTGGAAAACATCTCGGGGAAACTGACCAGCGTCCGCTGGATCAACGACCTGAAGGACGCCAAGGGGAACTATCTCCCCCACCTGTTCTCGATCGACCAGACCCTGCATTGGGCCAACCCGGCCGCAACCGGCTGTTCAGACGGCACCAACCATACCGACTGCATGACCATGAACCCGGCCCCCTACACCGGCCCGGTTCCGCTCGTCACCCATGTCCATGGTTCCCACGTGAACCCGGAGAGCGACGGCTACCCCGAGGCATGGTGGCTGCCGGCAGCGAAGAATATCCCGGCCGGCTATGCCAGGAAAGGGTCGCTCTTCGACCAGTATAACCGCCTCAACAACGTGGCAGGCTCTGCCTTCTATGCCTACGAGAACACCCAGCCCGCAACCACCCTCTGGTACCACGACCATGCCCTCGGCATGACCCGGGCCAACGTCTATGCCGGCCCAGCCGGTTTCTGGCTCATCCGGGGCGGCGCAAACGGCGATGCAGCCATCGATGACGCGTCGACAGCTCTTGCAAACGACGGCAAGCTGCCAGGCCCGGCTCCGCGGAGCGGCAAAGGCGATCCCAATTTCGACGCCACTGCCAGGGCCCTGATCCGGGAGATCCCGATCGTCATCCAGGACCGTTCCTTCAACGCGGACGGTTCGCTCTTCTACCCCGACAACCGGGCCTTCTTTGAGGGATTGAACAAGCCGACGACGGTGCCGTTCCTCGACATCCCCTTCATCGGCGACATGATGAATCCGAGCGACATATCCTCCATCTGGAACCCGGAGGCCTTCTTCAACACCATGGTGGTCAACGGCAGCACCTGGCCGAAGCTGGACGTGGCACCCGCGCTCTATCGTTTCCGGCTCCTGAACGGCAGCAACGCCCGCTTCCTCAACCTGAGCCTGGTGGCGCTGGATGCCGGCGGCAACAGCCTCGGCGAAGTGCCGCTCTATCTGATCGGAGCCGAGCAGGGCTTTCTACCTCAGGTAGTCAGGATTGTGACCGGCCAGCAGATCGCGCTGACCCCAGGTGCCTCCGAACCGCCGCTTCCCGCAACCTACCCGGCCCCCGGCGTCTCCCCTGCCCTGTTGATGGGGCTTGCGGAGCGGGCTGACGTGCTTGTCGACTTCTCCCGACTCCCGGCTGGAACCGTCAGGGTGAGGATGCTCAACACCGCCCCGGATTTCCCCTTCGGCGGCTTCCCCATCGATCCTGGCGACCTGGCAGACCCCGATACCACCGGCCAGGTTATGGAGTTTGTGCTGAACGCGGGCTTGGTCCGCCCCGGTGACCTGCTGGCCACAGCGCCGGCCAATCTCGTCCTGCCCGCGGAAGCCAGGCTTGCCGGTCCTGTTGCACAGACCCGCAAGGTCTCGCTCAACGAAGAGGTATCCGGTCAGGTCTGCGTGCAGACCGTGCCGGACGGCAGTGTCGTTGCCATCCCCGGCATACCCTTTGACCCGGCGAATCCCGCACTGTTCGAGACCGCCTGTGCCACTGCGGGCGGCGAGCCGTTCGGCCCCAGGGCAGCCCTCCTCGGGACGGTCAATATCGCCACCGGAGCCTCGGTGCCACTCCGCTGGATGGCACCGGTCACCGAAAACCCGATCCTGGGCGATACCGAGGTATGGGAGATCTTCAACATGACCATGGACGGCCACCCGATCCACCTGCACCTGGTGCGGTTCGAGGTGGTGAACCGGCAGCCTCTCATGACCGACCCCATGACCGGTATGGTCATGCCGATGGCCGACGAGAATGCCCAGGCAACCCCACCCCAGCCATGGGAAACCGGTTTCAAGGACACGGTCGTTGCCCTGCCCGGACAGGTCACCCGGATCAAGGCCACGTTCGATATCCCCGGCCTCTATGTCTGGCACTGCCACATCCTCGAACATGAGGACAACGAGATGATGCGGCCCTACGTGGTCAGGGTAAACCCCGCGTTCCCCGACTTCAACAATGACGGCATGGTAAACGTCAAGGACCTCGGCATCCTCTTGTCCGAGGTGATCAACAAGCCGCCCCGCAACCCCGGCTATGACCTGAATGGCGACGGCAAGGTCGATCTGCTCGACGTGAAATACTTCATCAAACTGGCCAAAACCCTCTGA
- the ssb gene encoding single-stranded DNA-binding protein, whose protein sequence is MASLNKVMLIGNLGKDPEVRYTTSGQAVASFSIATSEKFKNRNGEMEERTEWHNVVLWGRQAEIAGEYLAKGRTVFIEGRLQTRKWQDKEGRDRYTTEIVGDRMQMLGGKGEGGSGRPAGGRQGGEYNSAPAYDEPAFNPDDDIPF, encoded by the coding sequence ATGGCCAGTCTCAACAAGGTGATGCTGATCGGCAACCTCGGCAAGGACCCTGAGGTGCGCTACACCACCTCGGGCCAGGCGGTGGCGAGTTTCTCGATTGCCACCAGCGAAAAGTTCAAGAACCGCAACGGCGAGATGGAGGAGCGGACCGAGTGGCACAATGTCGTCCTCTGGGGGCGCCAGGCGGAAATAGCGGGTGAGTATCTTGCCAAGGGGCGCACGGTCTTCATCGAGGGGCGGTTGCAGACCCGGAAATGGCAGGACAAGGAAGGCAGAGACCGCTACACCACCGAGATCGTCGGCGACCGGATGCAGATGCTCGGCGGCAAGGGGGAGGGTGGCTCGGGGCGCCCGGCTGGTGGCCGTCAGGGGGGCGAGTACAATTCGGCACCTGCCTACGACGAGCCGGCTTTCAACCCGGACGACGACATCCCGTTCTAG